CATGTCGCCTTCCCCCGTGTGGTTGCCATCACAGGGTCGGCCCAGGCCATTGAATTGCGGCTTAACCCCGGACCCGCAGGGTGGACGCAGCTGAACCGCGTCCGCAAGTCCGCTAGTCTGGCGGCATGCCCGCTGCCGTCACTTTCGACGACGTCCTGGCCGCCGCCGCCCGGATCGCACCCCACACGCAGCCCACGCCGGTGCTGCGTTCCACGGCCATCGACGCGCTGGCCGGTTGCCACCTCGCGTTCAAGGCCGAGCACCTGCAGCGCGCCGGCGCGTTCAAGTTCCGCGGCGCCTGCAACGCGGTCTGGGCCCTGTCCGAGGCGCAGGCGCGGCGGGGGGTGGCCACCCACTCCTCCGGAAACCACGGCGCCGCGCTGGCGCTGGCCGCGACCACGCGGCGCATCGGCTGCCAGGTGGTGGCGCCGCGGGGCGCAGTCACCAGCAAGCTCGCGGCGATCGCCGGCTACGGCGCGGTCCTGCACCACTGCGATGCCGGGATCGCCGCGCGTGAAGCCGCCTGCGCCGGCGTCATCGACGCGACCGGCGCCGTGTTCGTGCATCCGTACGCGGATCCCGCGGTCATCGCCGGCCAGGGCACGGCGGCGCTGGAACTGCTGGCCAGCTCGGGCCCGTTCGATGCCCTGGTGGTGCCGGTGGGCGGCGGCGGACTGGCCGCGGGCACGGCCCTGGCGCTGGCGGCCCGCGCGCCCGGATGCCGACTGGTGCTGGCCGAGCCGGCCGGCGCGGCCGAGACCCGCGACTCGCTGGCCCGCGGCGAACGGGTCACCGGGTTCGTCCCCGACACGATCTGCGACGGTTTGCGCGGCACCCTCGGGGCGCCGGGCTTCGAGATCCTGCACGCGCACGGCGCCGAGGTGCTGGTGGTCGACGACGCCAGCACCGTCTCGGCCATGCGCCTCATCTGGCAGCGCATGAAGCAGGTGGTCGAGCCGTCCTCGGCGATCGCGCTGGCGGCGGTACTCGGGTATCGGGAGCGCTTCGCCGGGCTGCGCGTGGGCGTGGTACTGAGCGGCGGCAACGTCGACCTCGACGCCCTGCCCTGGGCCGCGGCGGCGTGACGCGCCGGCGTCGCCACCGCGGCGCCCGGCCGCGGCGCCTGTGGCGCTGGCCGCTGCGCCTCCTGCTGGTGCTGGCGCTGTGGCTGGCCGGCGTCGCGGCATGGATCGTCTATGTCGGCGGACGCGACCAGGCCCGCCCGGCGGACGCCATCGTGGTGCTGGGGGCGGCGGCCTACGACACCCGTCCCTCGCCGGTGTTCACCGAGCGCATCCGCCATGGCATCGAACTCTACGACCGCGGCTACGCCGGCGCCCTGGTGTTCACCGGCGGCTACGGCGACGGCGCGCGCTTCTCGGAGTCGCAGGTCGCGCGCAGCTTCGCGCTGCGCGCCGGCGTGCCGGAGGACGCGATCCTGATCGAGACGCTGTCGCGTACCACCTACCAGAACCTCGCGCGCAGCCGCGACCTGCTGTCCGACCACGGCCTGCAGCGCGTGATCGTGGTCAGCGACCCGCTGCACATGGCGCGCGCGCTGCGGCTGTGCCGCCATCTCGGCATCGACGCGGTGGGCTCGCCGACCCCCAGCACGCGCTTCCGCAGCTTCCGCACCCGCTGGCGCTTCCTCGCGCGCGAGGTGTACTTCTTCCACCGCGACCTGGTGGTTTCGCCGGACTGAGCCGGCCGCCCCCTCAGCCGGCCTGCCCCACCAGGGTCAATCCTTCGCGCAGCAGCCAGCGCGTGGCCGCGGCGCGGTCGGCCTGTGGCAGGCCGTCGAGCACGCCCACCAGCCAGCGGAAGGAGCGGCAGCGCGCGGCGCGGCTGGCCGCGTCACTCCCCTCGGAGGCGAGCCCGAGCATGAACCCCTCGTGCAGGAAGGTCGCGCTGACCGCGGCCGACTTCAGCACCTGGCGCGCATGCGCGGGATCGTAGGGCTGCATCTGGCCCTGCAGCCCGGTCAGCGCGATGTCGGTGAAGGCCAGCACGAAGCGCTCGCGGCTGGCATCGCCCAGGCGATCGACCGCGCGCTGGAACGCCGCCACGTCGCGCGCGGCGTCCGGCTCGAACAGCGTGCACAGGGCGGTGGATTCGCTGTCCGAGCGGGAGCTGGCGTGCACGGCCTTGAACAGGCGGTCGATCGCCGGGTCGGGCGCGCGCAGCAGCACGTCGTCGCCGAGCGACATCACCGCGGACGGATCGAGCTGGGAGAGGTCGATGTCGTAGCGCTGGGCGTCCGCCGACAGCACCGGCGCGAGTGCGAGCAGGAGCGCCGGCAGCGCGAGCATGCGACGCAGCCGGTGCTGCAGGCCAGTGGCGCGGCTGGCGTGGCCGGAGCGCGCGATGGCGGGACGGAACTGGATTCGGGGCGGCAGGTTCGGCATGGCGCGAGTGTATGCAGCGACCTGCGCCGCAGGATGAACGCTGGCCACGGGCGCGGGTGCGCCGCATGCGTGTCCGCGCGCCACGGCGCGGGTGCCGCTGCCGGCGGGCTCAGCCGCCGCGGCGGCGCACCGGGATCCCGGATGCGGGGAAGCGCGCCACGTCCTCGCCGCCCTCGCGGATCGGCTGGCCGTGCGCGGGTGCCCACGCCATCGCGGTGACGGTTTCCCAGGTGGCGGGCAGCAGGCCGTCCTCGCCGCGCCACGGTTCGTAGGCGGCCTGCGCGGCGGCGAAGCGCCCGCGTCCGGTCAGCGCACGCCGCCGCGTGGCGAGCGCATTGGTCGCGCCCAGCGCGCGCAGGCCGCGCATGAGGTCGGCCATGTCGGGGTGGCGATGCACGTCGACGTCGCGGTCGAGCACCGGATCGCGGAACCCGGCGCGCATCAGCGCGTCGCCGAACGCGGCCATGGGCGGGAAGGGCGAGACGTGCGCCGCGGCGTCGGCGCCGGCGAACGCGGTCCGCAGTTCGTGCAGGGTGTCGGGGCCGAAGGTCGAGCACAGCAGCAGGCCACCCGGACGCAGCACGCGGCGGAAACCGGCGAACAGCGCGTCGAGGTCATCGACCCACTGCAGGCAGAGGTTGCTGAAGATCAGGTCGACGCTGTCGTCGGCCAGGGGCAGCGCGCGGGCATCGGCGCAGATGCGGTCGATGGGCCGCTGCAGCGGGTTCCAGCCGCGCCTGGGCGCGACTTGGCGCAGCATCGGCAGCGCGAGGTCGATCGCGACCACGCGGGCCTTCGGCCAGCGCCGTCGCAGCTCGAGCGCGGCGGTCCCGGGGCCGCTGCCGAGGTCGACGATGCTCGCCGGCGACTGCTCGCCGAGGTATTCCAGCGATTCGAGCAGGCGCGATTCGATCTCGCGCTGCAGGTCGGCGGCGGCGCTGTAGCTGCCGGCCGCGCGCGAGAAAGCGCGGCGGACCTGGCGGTGGTCGAAGACGTCGTTCATGTCGATTCCGTGGCGCCCGGCGCCGTGCCCGCGCGGGCCTGCGCGAGGAAGCCGGCGATGGCCGCGGCCACCTCGTCGGCGTGGGTGAGGAAGGGGGCGTGTGCGCCGCGTTCGATCTGCACGACGTGTGCGCCCGGCGCGGCCGCGGCGGCGGCGCGCATCGCCCGCGGATCCACCACGCGGTCGCGACGGCCGGCGATCCACAGGCTCGGCACCGCGAGTCCCGGCAGCAAGGAGCGCTGGTCCACGGTGCGCAGCAGGTCGAGCCCCTGCGCCAGCGCCGCGGCCGGCGGCTCGCCGCGCGCGAAGACCTCGCCGCGCAGCGCGCGCAGCTCGCCGCGGGCGTCGTCCGAGCCGAAGGCTTCGAGCGCGATGAAGCGCTCCAGGGTGCCGTGATAGTCGTCGCGCAGGCCCTTGGCGAAGCTGGCGAAGATCTCCGGCGACATGCCGTATCTGCCCCTGTCGTCGATCGCGGCTGTAGCCGCTCCTGCAGTTGCATGGCCTGGTGTGGCGGTCGCGGCTGGCCTCGGGGCTGTAGGAGCGGCTACAGCCGCGATCGGCGCAGCGTCGCGTACGAAGCGCGGCGCCGAACACAGCATCACCAGTCCCGGCACCTGCGTCGGGCGCAGCGCCGCCGCGCGCAGCGCGAACATGCCGCCGAGCGACCAGCCGAGCCAGGGCGCGGCCGGCACGCGCGCGGCCACTGCCGCGACCACCGCGTCCGGCTCGAGCGCGACGGCGCTGTCGCGGCTGCGGCCGTGGCCTGGCAGGTCGACGACATGCAGCTCGAAGCGGTCCGCCAGCCGCGCCACCAGCGGTGCGAACACGCCGCCGTGCATCGCCCAGCCGTGCAGCAGCACCAGCGGCGCGCCGCGGCCGTGCACGTCGATGTGCAGGTCCGCGCTCATGCGCCCTTGTCCGTGCGCAGCGCGCGCTGGCGCGCCGGATGGCCGGCCGCGTGGCGCGACACCAGCCACGCGAAGACGCCGATGCCACCGATGATCAGCGCCGCGCCCGCGAGGCCGACCGCGCCGGGCACCGGCTCGCCGAGGAACAGCACGCCGATCACGATCGCGAACAGCAGCTCGGAACCCTGCATCGCCTCGACGCCGCCAAGCGCCGTCGGGTTGTCGCGCACCATGCCGGTGGCCTGGAAGAACAGGATGCTGGCAATCACGCCGGCGCTCAGCGCGACGCCCGCCGCCAGCCACACCTGCTCCGCCGGGGGCGCGCCGCTGCGCGTCCAGGCCCAGGCCGCGACCAGCCACCACAGCGGCTGGCTGGCCAGGGTCATGCCGAACACGCGCTGGGTGGCGTTGAGGTCCTCGCCACTGCGCTCCAGGTGCAGCAGCAGCAGGCGGTTGCCCAGCGGATAGGCCACCGCGGCGCCGAGCACGCAGGCCAGCGCGATCCAGCCGGCGCGGTCGATGGCACCGCCGCCGTGGCCGGCCTGCAGCAGCAGCACGCCGGCCAGGATCAGCGCCGCGACCATCAGCGCGGCGCGCGGGATCCGCCGGCGCGCGTCGCGATACAGCAGCGGCGCGCACAGGATCCCCGCAACCACGGTGAACTGGAAGCTGCCCGCGACCAGCCACGACGGGCCGCTGGACGCGGCGAACGACAGCAGCAGGTAGAACGCGCCGAAACCGATCGCGCTGCAGCGCAGCCAGGCCAGGGGATGGCGGCGGATGGCGCGCCACACCGGCGCCGCGCCGCCCTGCCACGGCAGCAGCGGAAGCAGCAGCGGCAGGGTGATCAGGTAGCGCAGGCAGGCGGTCCAGGTCCAGTCGCCGCCGGCGTTCGCACCGACGCGGTTGAGCACGTAGGTCATGGTGAAGAACAGCGCCGAGCACAGGCCAAGGCCGACGGCGGCCAGCGCGCGGCTGGTGGCGGGAACGGCAGCGGGCACGGGATCAGGCGGCGCGCGCGGCGTCGACGTCGTCGCGGGCCCGCGCCAGCGCCGCGACCAGCGCATCGACCTGGTCGTCGCCATGGGCCGCGCACAGCGTCACGCGCAGGCGCGCGCGACCCTCGGGCACGGTCGGCGGGCGGATCGCGGCGACGCGGAAACCGGCGACCTCCAGGCGCGCCGCCATGTCGAGGGCGCGCGCGTTGTCGCCACACGGCACCGGCTGGATCGGCGTGGCGGAGTCGGGGAGCGCGAAGCCGCGCGCGTGCATGCCATCGCGGAAGCGCTGCACCAGCGCGGCGAGCTTGTCGCGCCGCCAGTGTTCGCGACGCGCGAGCTTCACCGCCGCCAGCGCC
The sequence above is a segment of the Luteimonas sp. MC1750 genome. Coding sequences within it:
- a CDS encoding multidrug resistance efflux transporter family protein → MATTRSMRWSRRWRGPATTSTPRAPPDPVPAAVPATSRALAAVGLGLCSALFFTMTYVLNRVGANAGGDWTWTACLRYLITLPLLLPLLPWQGGAAPVWRAIRRHPLAWLRCSAIGFGAFYLLLSFAASSGPSWLVAGSFQFTVVAGILCAPLLYRDARRRIPRAALMVAALILAGVLLLQAGHGGGAIDRAGWIALACVLGAAVAYPLGNRLLLLHLERSGEDLNATQRVFGMTLASQPLWWLVAAWAWTRSGAPPAEQVWLAAGVALSAGVIASILFFQATGMVRDNPTALGGVEAMQGSELLFAIVIGVLFLGEPVPGAVGLAGAALIIGGIGVFAWLVSRHAAGHPARQRALRTDKGA
- the bioC gene encoding malonyl-ACP O-methyltransferase BioC; its protein translation is MNDVFDHRQVRRAFSRAAGSYSAAADLQREIESRLLESLEYLGEQSPASIVDLGSGPGTAALELRRRWPKARVVAIDLALPMLRQVAPRRGWNPLQRPIDRICADARALPLADDSVDLIFSNLCLQWVDDLDALFAGFRRVLRPGGLLLCSTFGPDTLHELRTAFAGADAAAHVSPFPPMAAFGDALMRAGFRDPVLDRDVDVHRHPDMADLMRGLRALGATNALATRRRALTGRGRFAAAQAAYEPWRGEDGLLPATWETVTAMAWAPAHGQPIREGGEDVARFPASGIPVRRRGG
- a CDS encoding pyridoxal-phosphate dependent enzyme, translating into MPAAVTFDDVLAAAARIAPHTQPTPVLRSTAIDALAGCHLAFKAEHLQRAGAFKFRGACNAVWALSEAQARRGVATHSSGNHGAALALAATTRRIGCQVVAPRGAVTSKLAAIAGYGAVLHHCDAGIAAREAACAGVIDATGAVFVHPYADPAVIAGQGTAALELLASSGPFDALVVPVGGGGLAAGTALALAARAPGCRLVLAEPAGAAETRDSLARGERVTGFVPDTICDGLRGTLGAPGFEILHAHGAEVLVVDDASTVSAMRLIWQRMKQVVEPSSAIALAAVLGYRERFAGLRVGVVLSGGNVDLDALPWAAAA
- a CDS encoding alpha/beta fold hydrolase; the protein is MHIDVHGRGAPLVLLHGWAMHGGVFAPLVARLADRFELHVVDLPGHGRSRDSAVALEPDAVVAAVAARVPAAPWLGWSLGGMFALRAAALRPTQVPGLVMLCSAPRFVRDAAPIAAVAAPTAPRPAATATPGHATAGAATAAIDDRGRYGMSPEIFASFAKGLRDDYHGTLERFIALEAFGSDDARGELRALRGEVFARGEPPAAALAQGLDLLRTVDQRSLLPGLAVPSLWIAGRRDRVVDPRAMRAAAAAAPGAHVVQIERGAHAPFLTHADEVAAAIAGFLAQARAGTAPGATEST
- a CDS encoding YdcF family protein produces the protein MGRGGVTRRRRHRGARPRRLWRWPLRLLLVLALWLAGVAAWIVYVGGRDQARPADAIVVLGAAAYDTRPSPVFTERIRHGIELYDRGYAGALVFTGGYGDGARFSESQVARSFALRAGVPEDAILIETLSRTTYQNLARSRDLLSDHGLQRVIVVSDPLHMARALRLCRHLGIDAVGSPTPSTRFRSFRTRWRFLAREVYFFHRDLVVSPD